One Oikeobacillus pervagus DNA segment encodes these proteins:
- a CDS encoding CopG family ribbon-helix-helix protein: MSESSATTEISIRLPQHFLSELDGFAEQENVNRSEFIYRATKMYLRERKKRHIRETMRRGYMEMAKINLEIASEAIQAEYEAENTVERLVSGG; the protein is encoded by the coding sequence GTGTCTGAATCCAGCGCAACAACGGAAATTTCAATTCGGTTACCGCAGCATTTTTTGTCGGAATTAGACGGCTTTGCTGAGCAGGAAAATGTGAATCGCAGTGAATTTATTTATAGAGCAACGAAAATGTATCTTCGTGAGCGTAAGAAGCGCCATATCCGCGAAACGATGAGACGTGGATATATGGAAATGGCGAAGATTAATCTTGAGATTGCTTCTGAAGCGATTCAGGCTGAGTATGAGGCGGAAAATACTGTAGAGCGTCTAGTAAGTGGAGGGTAA
- a CDS encoding type II toxin-antitoxin system PemK/MazF family toxin, translating to MIVKRGDVYFADLSPVVGSEQGGVRPVLIIQNDIGNRFSPTVIVAAITAQIQKAKLPTHVEINAKRYGFERDSVILLEQIRTIDKQRLTDKITHLDDEMMEKVDESLQISLGLIEF from the coding sequence TTGATTGTTAAGCGTGGTGACGTGTATTTTGCAGACCTTTCCCCTGTTGTCGGCTCTGAGCAAGGCGGTGTTCGTCCTGTCCTCATCATACAAAACGACATCGGGAATCGGTTTAGTCCGACTGTTATTGTCGCGGCAATTACAGCGCAAATTCAAAAAGCAAAACTGCCTACACATGTTGAAATTAATGCTAAGCGGTACGGCTTTGAACGGGATTCCGTTATCTTGCTTGAACAAATACGCACCATAGATAAACAACGCTTAACGGATAAAATAACTCACCTTGACGATGAAATGATGGAAAAAGTAGATGAATCATTGCAAATTAGTTTAGGACTCATAGAATTTTAA